From Dreissena polymorpha isolate Duluth1 chromosome 15, UMN_Dpol_1.0, whole genome shotgun sequence, a single genomic window includes:
- the LOC127860113 gene encoding tetraspanin-9-like, with protein sequence MGVCEGCGQLILVLINVLFSVIGLALLVVACLVKFGSDVFDKQLNDGYAEFKQLIKDTFQGQDSAIDELDLGALIGDAAIAFIVIGAFFFLLGIFGCIGAICKVKCLLVVYMSILLTIFAAELVFVIMLFAAKDKIDGWLKTPLKDQLTDKYTGTNGTDAFTLTINFVMREFECCGIDKPDDFNDTKKWNRPIKDMVVPYICCHLPNDTECVTHPTLNNSYTEGCYGAINNWLTDKSHILIGVGSGVAAVQLILIISSLVICCQRRKENDDEYEDYKEDAPISPYRESAEAAHHNRAYASSQQQMYMEPPRDPGYNRNYPEPYKGRTDYYTAPPEGYGRQQNDYR encoded by the exons ATGGGGGTGTGCGAGGGCTGCGGTCAGCTGATACTGGTGTTGATAAATGTCCTCTTTTCG GTCATAGGACTGGCTTTGTTGGTGGTGGCGTGTCTTGTGAAATTCGGATCGGACGTCTTCGACAAACAGTTAAATGATGG TTATGCCGAGTTCAAACAGCTGATCAAGGACACATTTCAAGGTCAAGATTCTGCAATTGATGAGCTTGACCTTGGTGCCCTTATTGGGGATGCCGCTATTGCCTTCATTGTGATTGGCGCCTTCTTCTTTTTACTGGGAATCTTTGGTTGTATCGGCGCCATTTGCAAAGTGAAATGCCTTCTCGTTGTG TACATGTCAATTTTGCTGACAATCTTTGCCGCAGAACTGGTCTTCGTGATAATGCTATTCGCAGCAAAAGACAAA atagaCGGTTGGCTCAAAACTCCTCTGAAAGACCAACTCACAGATAAATACACGGGCACCAACGGCACAGATGCCTTTACACTGACTATCAATTTTGTAATGAGAGAG TTTGAATGCTGCGGTATTGACAAGCCAGATGATTTCAATGACACTAAGAAATGGAATCGTCCAATTAAAGACATGGTGGTACCGTACATTTGCTGTCATCTGCCTAACGACACGGAATGTGTAACCCATCCTACATTGAACAACTCCTACACTGAG GGTTGCTACGGTGCAATAAACAACTGGTTAACGGATAAAAGCCACATTTTGATCGGTGTCGGTAGCGGTGTGGCGGCTGTACAG CTGATCCTCATCATATCCTCCTTGGTGATTTGCTGTCAGAGACGGAAAGAGAACGACGACGAGTATGAAGACTATAAGGAGGACGCGCCAATTTCTCCATACAG AGAGTCCGCGGAGGCCGCCCATCACAACCGTGCCTACGCCTCCAGTCAGCAGCAGATGTACATGGAGCCCCCTCGGGATCCGGGTTATAACCGGAACTACCCGGAGCCATACAAAGGCCGGACCGACTATTACACCGCACCGCCCGAAGGGTACGGTCGCCAGCAAAATGACTACCGTTGA